The nucleotide window TCTCCCAaatagcatgtgtgtgcatgtatgtatatgtgccctGTAATACAGGATACATTAAAATAGAACCTATTGGGTTAACATTTTGTTACacataggatgtgtgtgtgtgtgtgttttcccactACTCCATCAGTGCATCAATATTTGTATTCATGCTATATTAGTTCTTGCAAAGTGTCAGGAGATAAATCTTAGGAAATCCCTCTTCAGTAATACATTTCTGAATACTCTCCCTGGAATAGTCAATAACTGTGTTGTGTCTTTGCTCCACAGTTCTTAATTTTATCTTGAATCGACTCTTGTCTTTGCCATAAGAAGATGGGAAGCAATCAGACATGGATCACAGAAGTTACCCTGCTGGGGTTCCAAGTTGATCCCACATTGGATTACTTCCTCTTTGcgatattttctgtcttttatacCTTCACCCTGTTGGGGAATGGGGTCATCCTTGGAATAATATCCATGGTCCCAAGGCTGCACACCCCCATGTATTTCTTCCTCTCACACCTGGCCATCCTTGACATGTCCTATGCTTCCAACAATGTCCCCAAGATGCTAGCCAACCTTGTGACCCAGAAAAAAACCATCTCCTTTGTTCCATGTATCATGCAGACATTCTTGTATTTGGCCTTTGCAGCTACAGAGTGCTTGATTTTGGTGGCAATGTCCTATGATAGGTATGTGGCCATCTGTCACCCCTTACACTATACTGTCATCATGAGCTGGAGAGTGTGTACTGCCCTGGCTGCTGCTTCCTGGGGCTTTAGTTTACTGCTGGATATGGTCCATTTAATTCTCATCCTGAGGCTGCCCTTCTGTGGACCTCATGAAGTCAATCACTTCTTCTGTGA belongs to Peromyscus eremicus chromosome 3, PerEre_H2_v1, whole genome shotgun sequence and includes:
- the LOC131905793 gene encoding olfactory receptor 2A12-like, giving the protein MGSNQTWITEVTLLGFQVDPTLDYFLFAIFSVFYTFTLLGNGVILGIISMVPRLHTPMYFFLSHLAILDMSYASNNVPKMLANLVTQKKTISFVPCIMQTFLYLAFAATECLILVAMSYDRYVAICHPLHYTVIMSWRVCTALAAASWGFSLLLDMVHLILILRLPFCGPHEVNHFFCEILSVLKLACADTTLNQVVIFATCVFILVGPLCLVLVSYTRILIAILRIQSGEGRKKAFSTCSSHLCVVGLFFGSAIVMYMTPKSQHPEEQQKILSLFYSLFNPMLNPLIYSLRNAEVKGALKTILWKERHV